A single region of the Amphiura filiformis chromosome 7, Afil_fr2py, whole genome shotgun sequence genome encodes:
- the LOC140157141 gene encoding uncharacterized protein isoform X1 has product MEPANSEKQLYNKDKSGGAGNGKLYLVLLVVAVCFAIAAFIIAIVSLSKQNGSSASPSVVNVGSTSGSADYEDDKVWLLQGGGVGINQFYISEETGQLEGFFTDFVNAVCRIANKNCKVVVSSFTNCWNSEAGETSQGGFGLMAGWFDACTGFRVTPERQRTFAFSDQFTKSPPQAFATLPGNPKNFDWQDITGKTIAFFDGSNGDEHCLAKAEGIVGAVLPAENIRHCLPDQCFDLLKDETVDAIFADAIAFQGRTDVEEVTDNLQACPVGGSAMMTRYDSKLIDWWNPAQAKLLASKEYHEICNDVKVGHGHQPGFDPEDFCINY; this is encoded by the exons ATGGAACCTGCTAATTCCGAAAAGCAGCTGTACAATAAAGACAAATCTGGGGGTGCTGGAAATGGTAAACTGTATCTTGTACTGTTGGTTGTTGCGGTATGTTTTGCCATTGCGGCCTTCATTATTGCCATTGTCAGTCTGTCTAAACAGAACGGATCATCAGCATCACCTAGCGTGGTTAACGTAG GTTCAACGTCTGGATCGGCAGATTACGAAGATGACAAAGTCTGGTTGCTACAGGGTGGAGGCGTCGGGATCAATCAGTTTTATAT AAGCGAAGAAACTGGCCAGTTGGAAGGATTTTTCACGGATTTTGTGAATGCAG TTTGCAGAATAGCCAACAAGAATTGTAAGGTAGTGGTCTCCTCCTTTACAAATTGTTGGAACAGCGAGGCCGGAGAGACATCACAAGGAGGGTTTGGGCTCATGGCAGGGTGGTTTGACGCGTGCACTG gttTTCGAGTTACTCCTGAGCGACAACGTACATTCGCCTTTTCCGATCAATTTACCAAATCCCCGCCCCAGGCATTTGCCACGCTACCAGGAAATCCAAAGAATTTCGACTGGCAAGATATAACTGGAAAGACAATTGCTTTCTTCGACGGATCCAATGGTGATGAGCATTGTCTTGCAAAAGCTGAAGGAATTGTT GGAGCAGTACTTCCGGCAGAAAACATCCGACATTGCTTACCTGATCAGTGTTTCGACTTGCTGAAAGACGAAACG GTAGATGCTATATTTGCGGATGCCATCGCGTTCCAAGGCAGGACAGATGTAGAGGAGGTAACAGACAATCTTCAGGCTTGCCCCGTCGGCGGCAGCGCTATGATGACTCGATACGACTCGAAACTCATCGATTGGTGGAATCCTGCCCAAGCTAAACTGCTGGCAAGCAAGGAATACCATGAGATATGTAATGACGTCAAAGTTGGGCACG GCCACCAGCCCGGATTTGACCCTGAAGACTTCTGCATTAATTATTga